A section of the Platichthys flesus chromosome 22, fPlaFle2.1, whole genome shotgun sequence genome encodes:
- the atp5f1b gene encoding ATP synthase subunit beta, mitochondrial: protein MLGAVGRCCTGALQALKPGVQPLKALVGSPAVLSRRDYVAPAAAASVATGRIVAVIGAVVDVQFDEGLPPILNALEVSGREARLVLEVAQHLGESTVRTIAMDGTEGLVRGQQVLDTGAPIRIPVGPETLGRIMNVIGEPIDERGPISTKHTAPIHAEAPEFTDMSVEQEILVTGIKVVDLLAPYAKGGKIGLFGGAGVGKTVLIMELINNVAKAHGGYSVFAGVGERTREGNDLYHEMIESGVINLKDTTSKVALVYGQMNEPPGARARVALTGLTVAEYFRDQEGQDVLLFIDNIFRFTQAGSEVSALLGRIPSAVGYQPTLATDMGTMQERITTTKKGSITSVQAIYVPADDLTDPAPATTFAHLDATTVLSRAIAELGIYPAVDPLDSTSRIMDPNIVGSEHYDIARGVQKILQDYKSLQDIIAILGMDELSEEDKLTVARARKIQRFLSQPFQVAEVFTGHMGKLVPLKETIKGFKAILDGEYDALPEQAFYMVGPIEEVVLKAERMAEELA, encoded by the exons ATGTTGGGAGCCGTAGGACGCTGCTGCACCGGGGCTCTTCAGGCTCTTAAGCCTGGGGTCCAGCCCCTCAAGGCCCTCGTCGGATCACCGGCCGTCCTTTCAC gcAGAGACTATGtcgctccagctgcagctgccagCGTCGCCACCGGCCGCATCGTGGCGGTCATCGGTGCTGTGGTGGACGTCCAGTTCGATGAGGGGCTCCCCCCCATCCTCAACGCCCTGGAGGTCAGCGGCAGAGAGGCCCGGCTCGTCCTGGAGGTGGCCCAGCATCTAG gGGAGAGCACGGTGCGCACCATTGCTATGGATGGAACTGAGGGTCTGGTCCGTGGACAGCAGGTCCTGGACACCGGGGCCCCCATCAGAATCCCAGTGGGTCCAGAGACCTTGGGCAGGATCATGAATGTGATCGGAGAGCCCATCGACGAGAGGGGTCCCATCTCCACCAAGCA CACTGCACCCATCCACGCTGAGGCCCCGGAGTTCACCGACATGAGTGTTGAGCAGGAGATCCTGGTCACTGGCATTAAAGTGGTGGACCTGCTGGCCCCCTACGCTAAGGGAGGAAAGATTG GTCTGTTCGGTGGTGCCGGTGTGGGCAAGACCGTGTTGATCATGGAGCTGATTAACAACGTGGCCAAGGCCCATGGTGGTTACTCCGTGTTTGCCGGTGTAGGAGAGCGAACCCGTGAGGGAAATGACTTGTACCATGAAATGATTGAGTCTGGAGTCATCAACCTGAAGGACACCACCTCAAAG GTGGCGCTGGTGTACGGACAGATGAACGAGCCCCCTGGCGCCCGTGCCCGAGTCGCTCTGACCGGACTGACCGTGGCCGAGTATTTCCGTGACCAGGAGGGTCAGGATGTGCTGCTCTTCATCGACAACATCTTCCGCTTCACACAGGCTGGATCTGAG GTGTCTGCCCTGCTGGGTCGCATCCCCTCGGCTGTGGGTTACCAGCCCACTCTGGCCACTGACATGGGAACTATGCAGGAGAGAATCACCACCACCAAGAAGGGTTCTATCACCTCTGTGCAG gccatCTATGTGCCCGCTGATGATTTGACTGACCCCGCCCCTGCCACCACCTTCGCTCACTTGGACGCCACCACTGTGTTGTCCCGTGCCATCGCTGAGTTGGGCATCTACCCCGCTGTCGACCCCTTGGACTCCACCTCTCGTATCATGGACCCCAACATCGTCGGGTCTGAGCATTACGACATTGCCCGTGGCGTACAGAAAATCCTTCAG gactACAAATCCCTGCAGGATATCATTGCCATCCTGGGTATGGATGAGTTGTCGGAGGAGGACAAGCTGACTGTGGCTCGTGCCCGCAAGATCCAGCGTTTCCTGTCACAGCCCTTCCAGGTGGCCGAGGTCTTCACCGGCCACATGGGCAAGCTGGTGCCCCTCAAAGAAACCATCAAGGGCTTCAAGGCCATTCTTGATG GCGAGTACGATGCCCTTCCTGAGCAGGCCTTCTACATGGTCGGCCCCATCGAGGAAGTTGTTCTGAAGGCAGAGAGGATGGCCGAGGAGCTTGCGTAA